In Synechocystis sp. PCC 6714, the following are encoded in one genomic region:
- a CDS encoding WecB/TagA/CpsF family glycosyltransferase — MTISRTIISTRIDCTDYSQATLTIINLAKAAIASYVVAANVHVVMSAYGNKSYQTIINQALLVTPDGMPLVWALKLLGRGEATRVYGPDLMLTICQQAMGENLGIYLYGGTEDCLIKLKVNLIKRFPQLNIVGTDAPPFRPLEPEEERMALRKIKQSGARILFVGLGCPKQEIWMANHYQKLDLVMIGVGAAFNFHSGLVSQAPRWLMAMGLEWLYRLLMEPGRLWRRYLVNNPAFLILFTWQWLTKKSTL, encoded by the coding sequence GTGACCATTTCCCGCACCATTATCAGCACCAGAATTGACTGCACCGACTACAGCCAGGCCACCCTCACCATTATTAATTTAGCCAAAGCGGCGATCGCCAGTTATGTGGTAGCGGCTAATGTCCATGTGGTAATGAGTGCCTATGGGAATAAAAGCTATCAAACAATTATTAACCAAGCGCTACTAGTCACCCCCGATGGTATGCCCTTAGTGTGGGCTTTAAAATTGCTTGGCCGTGGAGAAGCTACCAGGGTTTACGGCCCAGATTTGATGTTAACAATTTGCCAACAAGCCATGGGGGAAAATCTTGGCATTTATCTCTATGGCGGCACAGAAGATTGTTTAATTAAACTCAAAGTAAACCTAATTAAACGTTTTCCCCAGCTTAATATTGTCGGCACTGATGCTCCACCTTTTCGCCCCCTGGAACCGGAGGAAGAAAGAATGGCCCTAAGGAAAATTAAGCAGTCCGGCGCTCGTATCCTCTTTGTCGGTTTGGGTTGCCCTAAGCAGGAAATTTGGATGGCTAACCATTATCAAAAACTAGATCTAGTGATGATAGGAGTGGGGGCCGCTTTTAATTTTCACAGTGGTTTGGTCTCCCAAGCTCCCCGCTGGCTGATGGCCATGGGCTTGGAATGGCTTTATCGTTTATTAATGGAACCAGGGCGATTATGGCGACGATATTTAGTCAATAATCCTGCTTTTCTTATTTTATTTACTTGGCAATGGTTAACTAAAAAATCAACGTTATAA
- a CDS encoding SGNH/GDSL hydrolase family protein: MQTISPASSFAQTARFDHPLKVLAMGDSLVYGYGDPVGGGWAERLRRFWMEEDGPVLYNLGIRGDRVSQVGERLEQEFRLRGEIRNKVPDLLILSVGVNDSPRLGRPDGRCFTDEILFQKQVEQLLDNARQLCPVLFIGMVPVNEARMPFLDCFYFNHADQRRFKTITQRACGDRQIPYLDIFEIWQQRGTEWINNHLMADGLHPNVAGYKALLDDIHHWQPLKELTAKVSQA, encoded by the coding sequence ATGCAAACGATTTCCCCTGCGTCGAGCTTTGCCCAAACTGCCCGTTTTGACCATCCCCTCAAGGTTTTGGCCATGGGGGACAGTCTTGTTTACGGTTACGGAGATCCCGTTGGTGGTGGTTGGGCAGAAAGACTGCGGCGGTTTTGGATGGAAGAAGATGGCCCGGTTTTGTATAACCTCGGCATCCGTGGCGATCGGGTATCCCAAGTGGGTGAGCGCTTGGAGCAAGAATTCCGTTTACGGGGAGAAATCCGCAACAAAGTTCCTGATTTGCTAATTCTCTCCGTTGGTGTTAATGACTCCCCCCGGCTAGGTCGTCCCGATGGCCGTTGTTTCACCGATGAAATTCTTTTCCAAAAACAGGTGGAGCAGTTATTAGATAATGCCCGTCAGCTCTGCCCGGTATTATTTATCGGTATGGTGCCGGTCAATGAAGCCAGGATGCCTTTCCTTGATTGCTTTTATTTCAACCACGCTGATCAACGCCGTTTTAAAACCATTACCCAACGGGCCTGTGGTGATCGCCAAATTCCCTACCTAGACATTTTTGAAATTTGGCAACAACGGGGTACGGAATGGATTAACAACCATTTGATGGCCGACGGGCTCCATCCCAACGTGGCGGGCTACAAAGCGCTATTGGACGACATCCACCATTGGCAACCCCTCAAAGAATTAACCGCTAAAGTATCCCAAGCGTAA
- a CDS encoding PQQ-dependent sugar dehydrogenase, which translates to MTIPSLLKLSLPLVSSIALLNCGALPEAQRMNADQGQASSQLNNSAEIAQANQKEITAVPVINGLEHPWAMAWLPNGDILITERPGRLRIVRNGVLDPEAIAGVTEVSTVAANQLFASQQGGLLDIALHPRFEENRFVYFTYSHGTQQANRTRVARAVFDGETLTDWQVIFEVGQAKPGGQHFGSRLTWLPDETLLVSIGDGGNPPVQLEGDFIRQQAQNLASHLGKVIRINDDGTIPADNPFLDNPEAAPEIWSYGHRNIQGMVHDPVTQQVWATEHGSRGGDELNLIEKGKNYGWPVVSFSKEYSTGQLVAPVTSRPDTVDPLQVWTPAIAPSGLAIYNGDRHPEWQGTIFAGGLVDKGIRHLRVNENNEIISETTIPIGDRVRDIRQGPDGRVYVLTDNNNGQLLRLES; encoded by the coding sequence ATGACTATTCCTTCTCTGCTCAAATTATCTTTGCCACTGGTCAGCAGTATTGCCCTCCTAAACTGTGGGGCACTGCCGGAGGCACAGCGTATGAACGCCGACCAAGGCCAAGCTTCCTCCCAACTCAACAATTCAGCTGAGATTGCCCAGGCAAACCAAAAAGAAATTACAGCGGTTCCCGTTATCAATGGGTTGGAACACCCCTGGGCCATGGCCTGGCTGCCCAATGGCGATATTTTAATCACTGAAAGGCCGGGGCGACTCCGCATTGTCCGTAATGGCGTCTTAGACCCAGAGGCGATCGCCGGAGTGACGGAGGTTTCCACTGTGGCCGCCAACCAATTATTTGCTTCCCAACAGGGGGGTTTACTAGATATTGCCTTGCATCCCCGTTTTGAAGAAAATCGTTTCGTCTATTTCACTTACTCCCACGGCACCCAGCAAGCTAATCGCACCAGGGTGGCCCGGGCGGTTTTTGACGGAGAAACACTGACGGATTGGCAAGTCATTTTTGAAGTGGGACAAGCCAAGCCCGGCGGTCAGCATTTTGGCTCCCGGTTAACTTGGTTGCCGGACGAAACCCTACTAGTTTCCATTGGTGATGGCGGTAATCCCCCGGTTCAACTGGAGGGAGATTTTATTCGGCAACAGGCCCAAAACTTGGCTAGTCACCTTGGTAAAGTAATTCGCATCAATGATGATGGCACCATACCCGCCGATAATCCCTTTCTAGATAATCCCGAGGCCGCACCAGAAATTTGGAGTTATGGCCATCGCAATATCCAAGGCATGGTCCATGATCCCGTTACCCAACAGGTATGGGCCACGGAGCACGGCTCTAGGGGTGGGGATGAACTAAATCTAATTGAGAAGGGAAAAAATTATGGTTGGCCAGTGGTATCCTTCAGCAAAGAATACAGTACAGGTCAGCTCGTTGCCCCCGTCACATCTCGCCCGGATACGGTAGATCCGCTCCAGGTTTGGACTCCCGCCATTGCTCCTTCTGGTTTAGCCATCTATAACGGCGATCGCCATCCCGAGTGGCAGGGCACCATTTTTGCCGGGGGTTTAGTGGATAAAGGCATTCGTCATCTGCGGGTTAATGAAAATAATGAAATTATTAGCGAAACCACCATTCCCATCGGCGACAGGGTGAGGGATATTCGCCAAGGCCCTGATGGCCGTGTTTATGTTTTAACCGATAACAATAACGGGCAGTTACTACGACTGGAATCGTGA
- a CDS encoding long-chain fatty acid--CoA ligase → MVAPINYHSIHCLADIWAITGENFADIVALNDRHSNPPVALTYAQLRERIEAFASGLQELGVAPHQHLAIFADNSPRWFIADQGSMLAGAINAVRSAQADRQELLYILEDSNSRTLIVENRQTLTKLALDSEEVDLNLIVLLSDEAADQDGAIPQYNFAQIMAIGEGKTPTPVPRQEEDLATLIYTSGTTGQPKGVMLSHGNLLHQVRELDSVIMPRPGDQVLSILPCWHSLERSAEYFLLSRGCTLNYTSIRHFKGDVKEIKPHHIVGVPRLWESLYEGVQKTFREKSSGQQKLINFFFGISQKYILAKRIAHNLSLNHLHASAIARLMAHCQALVLSPLHHLGDKIVYHKVRQAAGGRLETLISGGGALARHLDDFYEITSIPVLVGYGLTETAPVTNARVHKHNLRYSSGRPVPLTEIRIVDLETKRDLPPETQGLVLIRGPQVMQGYYNKPEATAKVLDPDGWFDSGDLGWVTPQNDLILTGRAKDTIVLSNGENVEPQPIEDACLRSAYIDQIMLVGQDQKYLGALIVPNFDALQKWAEAKNLHITLPEATATTEDLNASGLYDPQVVALLRAELQREVRDRPGYRADDQIKDFRFVPAPFSLENGMMTQTLKLKRPVVTQTYQHLIDEMF, encoded by the coding sequence ATGGTTGCGCCAATTAACTATCACTCTATCCACTGCCTGGCAGACATCTGGGCCATCACCGGGGAAAATTTTGCTGACATTGTGGCCCTCAACGATCGCCACAGCAATCCCCCCGTAGCTTTAACCTACGCTCAATTGCGGGAAAGAATTGAAGCTTTTGCCTCTGGCCTACAGGAATTGGGAGTTGCTCCCCATCAACACCTAGCCATTTTCGCCGACAATAGCCCCCGTTGGTTCATTGCTGACCAGGGTAGTATGCTCGCCGGGGCGATAAATGCCGTCCGTTCTGCCCAAGCCGATCGCCAGGAATTGCTCTACATCCTGGAGGACAGCAACAGCCGCACCCTGATTGTGGAAAATCGGCAAACCCTGACCAAACTAGCTCTGGACAGCGAGGAGGTTGATCTCAACCTAATTGTGCTCCTCTCCGACGAAGCCGCAGATCAAGACGGCGCCATTCCCCAATATAACTTTGCCCAGATTATGGCGATCGGGGAAGGTAAAACCCCCACTCCCGTTCCTCGCCAAGAGGAGGATTTGGCTACCCTAATCTACACCTCCGGCACCACAGGACAACCCAAAGGGGTAATGCTCAGCCACGGCAACCTATTACACCAAGTGCGGGAACTGGATTCGGTCATTATGCCCCGCCCTGGAGATCAGGTTTTGAGCATTTTGCCCTGTTGGCATTCCCTAGAAAGAAGCGCCGAATATTTTCTTCTCTCCCGGGGTTGTACGTTGAACTACACCAGCATCCGCCATTTCAAAGGGGACGTGAAAGAGATTAAGCCCCACCACATCGTCGGAGTACCCCGTCTGTGGGAATCCCTCTACGAAGGGGTGCAAAAAACCTTCCGAGAAAAATCTTCGGGGCAACAAAAACTAATTAATTTCTTTTTCGGCATTTCCCAAAAATATATTCTGGCTAAACGCATTGCCCATAACCTCAGTTTGAACCATCTCCACGCTTCGGCGATCGCTCGATTGATGGCCCATTGCCAGGCCCTGGTGCTCAGTCCTCTGCATCACCTGGGGGACAAAATTGTCTACCACAAAGTCCGACAGGCCGCCGGGGGCAGACTAGAAACCCTCATTTCGGGGGGAGGAGCCCTGGCAAGACATTTGGACGATTTCTATGAAATCACCAGCATCCCTGTCCTGGTGGGCTATGGGCTAACGGAAACAGCCCCCGTTACCAATGCCAGGGTCCATAAACACAATTTACGTTATTCTTCCGGTCGCCCGGTCCCCCTGACGGAAATCCGCATTGTTGATTTGGAAACAAAACGGGATTTACCGCCCGAAACCCAGGGGTTAGTGTTAATTCGCGGGCCCCAGGTGATGCAAGGCTATTACAACAAACCGGAGGCCACCGCCAAAGTTTTAGACCCAGACGGTTGGTTTGACAGCGGAGATTTGGGCTGGGTCACCCCCCAAAACGATCTAATTCTCACCGGTCGGGCCAAGGACACCATTGTGCTCAGTAACGGGGAAAATGTGGAACCCCAACCCATTGAAGATGCCTGTTTACGCAGTGCCTACATTGACCAAATTATGTTGGTGGGACAGGATCAAAAATATTTAGGGGCTTTGATTGTGCCCAACTTTGATGCGTTGCAAAAATGGGCGGAAGCTAAAAATTTGCATATCACTTTGCCGGAAGCAACAGCTACAACGGAGGATCTCAACGCCAGCGGTTTGTATGACCCCCAAGTGGTGGCCCTATTGCGGGCGGAATTACAACGGGAAGTGCGCGATCGCCCTGGGTACCGGGCCGATGACCAAATTAAAGATTTCCGTTTTGTGCCAGCTCCATTTTCCCTGGAGAATGGCATGATGACCCAAACTCTGAAGTTAAAGCGCCCCGTGGTGACCCAAACTTACCAACATTTGATTGATGAAATGTTTTAG
- the tsaB gene encoding tRNA (adenosine(37)-N6)-threonylcarbamoyltransferase complex dimerization subunit type 1 TsaB, with protein MTVPPSISSPDESLGLALHSATGQLGLALQRGETLLHQQAWELDRQLLNQLHGCLADFFPYQQWSQLNYLAVAQGPGSFTSVRIGMVTARTLAQQLQIPLFPISTLACFAQSLINICNNGELLAVTMSATRGYLYGALYRIAEGTLITLDGDRLWLPEDWQQFMEDKQVEQVHRVPDRLGINAPQLLTLARQRWLLGDRPHWSAAQPFYGMSPTDPVVN; from the coding sequence ATGACCGTACCTCCCTCCATTTCTTCTCCCGACGAAAGCTTGGGCCTAGCTCTCCACAGCGCCACTGGCCAGCTAGGTTTAGCTCTGCAACGGGGTGAAACCCTTCTCCATCAGCAGGCCTGGGAGTTGGATCGGCAATTACTCAATCAATTACATGGTTGTTTAGCGGATTTTTTTCCCTACCAGCAATGGTCACAGTTGAATTATCTTGCCGTTGCCCAAGGCCCCGGTAGTTTTACCAGTGTCCGCATTGGCATGGTTACAGCCCGTACCCTAGCCCAGCAATTACAAATTCCCCTATTCCCCATTTCCACCTTGGCTTGTTTTGCCCAATCCCTAATTAATATCTGCAACAACGGGGAATTATTAGCGGTCACCATGTCCGCAACCAGGGGTTACCTTTATGGTGCATTGTACCGGATTGCTGAGGGTACATTAATTACTCTGGACGGCGATCGCCTTTGGTTACCAGAAGATTGGCAACAATTTATGGAAGATAAACAGGTGGAACAGGTTCATCGTGTTCCAGATCGGCTTGGTATCAATGCCCCCCAACTCCTCACCCTAGCTCGGCAACGGTGGCTCCTTGGCGATCGGCCCCATTGGTCAGCGGCCCAACCTTTCTATGGCATGAGTCCCACCGATCCTGTCGTAAATTAA
- a CDS encoding response regulator transcription factor: MNAVLLVEDSSSQREMISGILKDHGWQVTIACDGVEALEKLQNFSPDLVVLDIVMPRMNGYEVCRRIKSDPKTKNVPVIMCSSKGEEFDRFWGMRQGADAYIAKPFQPMELVGTIKQLLRG, translated from the coding sequence ATGAACGCAGTTTTGCTGGTTGAAGACAGCTCTAGTCAGCGCGAGATGATATCTGGCATCCTCAAAGACCATGGCTGGCAGGTCACCATCGCCTGTGATGGGGTAGAGGCCCTAGAAAAATTGCAGAACTTTAGTCCGGACCTAGTGGTGCTAGATATTGTCATGCCCCGCATGAATGGCTATGAGGTTTGTCGCCGCATCAAATCCGACCCGAAAACAAAAAATGTGCCGGTGATTATGTGTTCTTCCAAGGGGGAAGAGTTTGATCGTTTTTGGGGCATGCGCCAAGGGGCTGACGCCTACATTGCCAAACCATTTCAACCGATGGAATTGGTGGGCACCATCAAACAACTACTACGGGGCTAA
- a CDS encoding metallophosphoesterase family protein, translating into MLSDPFLQLPTPDSVQVVWFTEFAGDNHWVQWGHDLEHRTKATTQQLSRTREDEWSYTFKTYDQLSPRPIWRHQAVITGLTTGETLPYQVFSEEHQQIQHSEIFSLQPSPPAEKPLKILLTSDHQLMPMVAANIQQAIAVYGDFDAVFHAGDMVNVPDRASEWFDDRRGRSFFPVLQGRASVQLGNRIYHGGQILQSTPMFPCPGNHEVMGRNSQSKALHLQFKDARPQAIAEEEYFEQQDFSDQQYDPVQVNQWIQDHSFNFQTYREIFSLPPTPAPEKQYYAVSFGNIRLVSLMVTNVWRSAQQNLAVAGRYQESDQQLHEPENWGHGQHIFEPITPGSRQYEWLKEELGGEAFRQAKYKIVMFHHPPHSLGGNVTPPYTDPQPYEEYSPNGTMVHRRYHYPKGDDQIIKYLIPLLENAGVQLVFYGHSHLWNRFVSPRGTHFLETSNVGNSYGAHLADNPRSLPDFIDPSNDFPVGNPNGLSPVIPTIAPLLNDEGEALPYIASNKITVFSVLETNDDGAVVKSYYFDTIKDDSEVVLFDQFILRRDD; encoded by the coding sequence ATGTTGAGTGATCCTTTTTTGCAACTTCCCACCCCCGATAGTGTCCAAGTGGTCTGGTTTACTGAGTTTGCTGGGGATAACCATTGGGTGCAGTGGGGCCACGATCTGGAACATCGCACAAAAGCCACCACTCAACAGTTAAGCCGCACAAGGGAAGATGAATGGTCCTACACATTCAAAACCTATGACCAGCTTTCCCCCCGACCGATTTGGCGGCACCAAGCGGTGATTACTGGTTTAACAACTGGGGAGACTCTGCCCTATCAAGTTTTTAGTGAAGAGCACCAGCAAATTCAGCACAGTGAGATTTTTTCCCTCCAACCTAGTCCTCCTGCGGAAAAACCATTGAAAATTTTGCTCACCTCCGATCATCAGCTCATGCCTATGGTGGCGGCCAATATTCAACAGGCGATCGCCGTTTATGGTGACTTTGACGCGGTATTCCACGCGGGAGACATGGTTAATGTGCCGGATCGGGCTTCGGAATGGTTTGACGATCGCCGGGGTAGATCATTTTTTCCAGTGCTCCAAGGTCGAGCTTCCGTACAGTTAGGGAACAGAATTTACCATGGCGGACAAATTTTGCAATCAACGCCGATGTTTCCCTGCCCGGGTAACCATGAAGTAATGGGACGCAATTCCCAAAGTAAAGCATTACATTTGCAGTTTAAAGACGCACGACCCCAGGCGATCGCCGAAGAAGAATATTTTGAACAGCAGGATTTTTCTGACCAGCAATACGATCCCGTTCAAGTTAACCAATGGATTCAGGACCATTCCTTTAACTTCCAAACCTATCGAGAAATTTTTTCCTTACCCCCCACCCCAGCCCCAGAAAAACAATACTATGCAGTCAGTTTTGGCAATATTCGTCTCGTTTCCCTCATGGTCACCAATGTTTGGCGATCCGCCCAACAGAATTTAGCTGTAGCTGGGCGCTATCAAGAAAGCGATCAACAGTTGCACGAACCAGAAAATTGGGGCCATGGACAACATATTTTTGAACCCATTACCCCCGGTAGTAGGCAATATGAATGGTTAAAGGAGGAATTAGGCGGGGAAGCTTTTCGCCAGGCTAAATACAAAATTGTGATGTTTCACCATCCACCCCATAGTTTAGGGGGCAACGTTACCCCACCCTACACCGACCCCCAGCCCTACGAAGAATATTCCCCCAATGGCACCATGGTGCACCGCCGTTACCATTACCCCAAAGGGGATGATCAGATTATTAAATATTTGATTCCTTTGCTGGAAAACGCGGGAGTTCAGCTAGTTTTTTACGGCCATTCCCATCTTTGGAATCGTTTTGTTAGTCCTAGGGGAACCCATTTTTTAGAAACTTCCAATGTGGGCAATAGTTACGGCGCTCATTTAGCAGATAATCCCCGTTCTTTGCCGGATTTTATCGACCCGAGCAACGATTTTCCCGTAGGCAATCCCAATGGTTTATCGCCCGTTATTCCCACCATTGCCCCTCTACTCAATGATGAGGGAGAAGCATTACCTTACATTGCCAGTAATAAAATTACAGTTTTTAGCGTGTTGGAAACCAATGACGATGGCGCAGTGGTGAAAAGCTATTATTTTGACACCATTAAAGATGATAGCGAGGTGGTTTTATTTGACCAATTTATCCTTAGGAGGGACGATTAA
- the cobT gene encoding nicotinate mononucleotide-dependent phosphoribosyltransferase CobT, whose protein sequence is MLTVYTQSDQALSWIERHGHCPPAFVCVLGFTDTGLIPGISAAGKTPADRKFTAIADAEFLVRGTVAGAKYPLPPLISGVSPVFITKALVDALNTPVYLFNSGLPVPPSVSAIDLGGQAARCVSTGQALPLQTVEHLFQQSLRWGEKLARAHADGYLVLSECVVGGTTTALGILLGLGIAAGGKVNSSHPHCNHQQKLALVHQGLSHRSPSRDLDPIAVVAAVGDPMQIVVAGMAIAASRSTGVMLAGGTQMLAVYALIQALARQRNLAVDFSRLVVGTTKWVCEDASGDTVGLANLLSPVPLLASQLSFVSSVYPQLQVYEQGFVKEGVGAGAMAIAAHLYKNWGQEQLLELIENLIARELGQNKQQQ, encoded by the coding sequence ATGTTGACAGTTTATACCCAGTCTGACCAAGCTTTATCCTGGATAGAACGCCATGGTCATTGTCCACCGGCATTTGTCTGTGTGTTGGGCTTCACTGACACTGGGTTAATTCCGGGCATTTCCGCCGCCGGTAAAACCCCCGCTGATCGAAAATTTACGGCGATCGCCGATGCGGAATTTTTAGTTAGGGGCACTGTGGCAGGGGCTAAATATCCTTTACCGCCCTTGATTTCTGGGGTTTCCCCAGTGTTCATCACCAAAGCATTGGTGGATGCCCTTAATACTCCGGTGTATTTGTTTAATTCCGGTTTGCCCGTCCCTCCGTCCGTATCCGCCATTGATCTGGGGGGACAAGCAGCCCGCTGTGTCTCCACAGGGCAGGCCTTACCGTTGCAGACAGTGGAGCATCTTTTTCAGCAAAGCTTACGGTGGGGCGAAAAGTTAGCCCGGGCCCACGCCGATGGCTATCTAGTTTTGAGCGAATGTGTGGTGGGGGGCACTACCACAGCCCTGGGGATATTGTTGGGGTTGGGCATCGCCGCCGGGGGTAAAGTCAACAGTAGTCATCCCCATTGCAATCATCAACAAAAATTAGCTTTGGTACATCAGGGGTTGAGCCATCGTTCCCCAAGTCGAGATCTGGACCCGATCGCTGTGGTGGCCGCCGTTGGAGATCCGATGCAAATCGTGGTGGCTGGAATGGCGATCGCCGCTAGCCGTAGTACGGGGGTGATGTTGGCCGGCGGAACCCAAATGTTGGCAGTGTATGCCCTGATCCAAGCCCTGGCTCGACAAAGGAATCTAGCAGTGGATTTTTCCCGCCTGGTGGTGGGCACAACCAAATGGGTTTGTGAAGATGCCAGCGGTGATACGGTCGGTTTAGCTAATTTGCTTTCTCCGGTGCCCCTGTTGGCTTCCCAACTGAGTTTTGTTTCTTCCGTCTATCCCCAACTCCAGGTCTATGAACAGGGCTTTGTCAAAGAGGGGGTAGGGGCTGGGGCCATGGCGATCGCCGCCCACCTTTACAAAAATTGGGGTCAGGAACAGTTGCTAGAGTTGATTGAAAATTTAATTGCTCGGGAATTGGGACAGAACAAGCAACAACAATGA
- a CDS encoding response regulator: MQGTLNEIDPRSILRLIELGQRTGELFIEVYPHQGRGQVLLGKTGYWFLFFVDGKLVYAADQNCVKLSRLQDYLRHHDIALSLGEMELDSLALNHIPEYACLWQLLSKNILTPAQAHRLVLGMVQEVLFDVLSLRQGNFVFALGSALEPALTSFAITPLLGQMGQQIQAWKQLYLHIQSPDQQVAIAKDPALASKIPAKFAQHFRSWTDGAISLRQISRYLQKSLPAIAHGIYPYIESGAINILPSHEPHNSKDPSWETLTDHTIHKIVCLDDDYAIGKQIELFLTNQNRGCEVVVLQDPLQAMTTLLTLQPDLILCDITMPHLDGYEICRMIRHSPRLHSIPIIMLTGKDAYLDRLLARMAGATDYLTKPFTEQELISLVELYCKK, translated from the coding sequence ATGCAGGGAACCCTGAACGAAATTGATCCCCGGAGTATCCTGCGGCTCATTGAATTGGGTCAACGGACGGGAGAGCTTTTTATCGAGGTTTATCCTCATCAGGGTCGGGGTCAGGTTTTACTGGGTAAGACTGGCTATTGGTTTCTATTTTTCGTCGATGGCAAATTGGTCTATGCCGCGGATCAGAATTGTGTCAAGTTGTCCCGCCTCCAGGACTATTTGCGTCATCACGACATCGCCCTGTCTCTGGGGGAAATGGAGCTGGACAGTTTAGCCCTCAACCACATCCCGGAATATGCCTGTCTATGGCAGTTGCTGTCGAAGAATATTTTGACACCAGCCCAGGCCCACCGCCTTGTTTTAGGCATGGTACAGGAAGTATTGTTCGATGTTTTGAGTTTGCGACAGGGAAATTTTGTCTTTGCGTTGGGCTCCGCCCTGGAGCCGGCCCTGACTTCCTTTGCCATCACTCCCCTATTGGGGCAGATGGGGCAACAAATCCAGGCTTGGAAACAGTTATATTTACACATCCAGTCCCCCGATCAGCAGGTGGCGATCGCCAAGGATCCAGCCTTAGCCAGTAAAATACCGGCCAAATTTGCCCAACATTTCCGTAGTTGGACCGATGGAGCCATCAGCCTCCGCCAAATCTCCCGCTATCTGCAAAAAAGTCTGCCGGCCATTGCCCATGGAATCTATCCCTACATCGAATCAGGGGCGATCAACATCCTTCCGAGCCATGAACCCCATAACTCCAAAGACCCATCCTGGGAAACCTTAACGGACCACACCATCCATAAAATTGTTTGCCTAGATGATGACTACGCCATCGGTAAACAGATTGAACTTTTTTTGACTAACCAAAACCGAGGTTGCGAAGTGGTGGTACTCCAAGACCCCCTCCAAGCCATGACCACTCTGTTGACCCTACAACCAGACCTGATCCTGTGTGACATCACCATGCCCCACCTGGACGGCTACGAAATCTGTCGCATGATCCGCCATTCCCCGCGTTTGCATTCCATTCCAATAATTATGCTGACCGGCAAGGACGCCTATCTTGATCGCCTACTGGCCCGGATGGCCGGAGCCACCGACTACCTCACTAAACCGTTCACCGAACAGGAACTAATTTCGTTAGTTGAATTATATTGTAAAAAATGA
- the ccsB gene encoding c-type cytochrome biogenesis protein CcsB, translating to MNLVSLENFLDNTAFLVLLLTMFSYWVAVVFPKPWLVQGASGAMAIANLTIAALLGARWLEAGYFPISNLYESLFFLAWGITAVHFIAERMSQSRFVGAVTSPIALGIVAFAALTLPVDMQQSAPLVPALKSNWLMMHVSVMMVSYATLMVGSLLAIAFLFVTRGQAVELRGSSVGTGGFRQGMVKSNNLNGANDPNPSLEGISVVSGNVALLEKTAASAAISLSPQRLTLADTLDNISYRIIGLGFPLLTIGIIAGAVWANEAWGSYWSWDPKETWALITWLVFAAYLHARITKGWQGRKPAILAASGFMVVWVCYLGVNLLGKGLHSYGWFF from the coding sequence ATGAATTTAGTCAGCCTCGAAAATTTTTTAGACAATACTGCATTCCTGGTTCTTTTGCTGACCATGTTTTCTTACTGGGTTGCGGTGGTATTCCCTAAACCATGGTTAGTGCAGGGGGCCAGTGGGGCCATGGCGATCGCCAATTTGACCATAGCGGCTCTGTTGGGGGCCCGGTGGCTGGAAGCGGGTTATTTTCCCATTAGTAATCTATACGAATCTCTCTTTTTCCTAGCTTGGGGCATCACAGCGGTGCATTTCATTGCCGAGCGTATGAGCCAAAGCCGTTTTGTCGGAGCAGTCACTAGTCCCATCGCCTTGGGTATTGTGGCCTTTGCCGCTTTAACCTTGCCGGTGGATATGCAACAATCAGCCCCCCTTGTGCCAGCGCTGAAGTCCAACTGGTTGATGATGCACGTTAGCGTCATGATGGTCAGCTATGCCACCCTCATGGTGGGTTCTCTGTTGGCGATCGCCTTTTTGTTTGTTACCAGAGGACAAGCGGTGGAGTTACGGGGCAGTTCCGTGGGTACCGGGGGCTTCCGCCAAGGGATGGTTAAAAGCAATAATCTTAATGGAGCTAATGATCCCAATCCTTCTTTGGAGGGAATTAGTGTTGTTTCCGGTAATGTGGCGCTACTAGAAAAAACTGCTGCTTCTGCTGCCATTAGTCTTTCCCCCCAACGGCTCACCTTGGCAGACACCCTAGACAATATCAGTTATCGCATTATTGGTCTGGGCTTCCCCCTACTCACCATTGGCATTATTGCCGGGGCAGTATGGGCTAACGAAGCTTGGGGATCCTACTGGAGTTGGGATCCAAAGGAAACTTGGGCCCTAATTACCTGGTTGGTGTTTGCCGCCTATCTCCATGCCCGCATTACCAAGGGTTGGCAGGGCCGCAAACCTGCTATTCTCGCTGCTAGTGGTTTTATGGTGGTTTGGGTTTGTTACCTGGGAGTAAATCTGTTGGGGAAAGGTCTCCATTCCTACGGCTGGTTTTTCTAG